CAATTGAGTTTTACGATATAAGTATTGTAAGAAACATAAATTACGATCAGGGATTGTCATCAAGTATTGTAGCTGGTATTCAACATGTTTCTGAGTTAGATGTTGATTTAGTTTTGATTGTTTTAGGAGATCAACCTAAAATTGAATCAGAATATTTAAAACTAATGATACAATTGGCTTTAGAAAAGAAGGATTCAATTATTACTTCGAGATATCAGAATAGAAATGGTGTTCCAGCAATTTTTCCAAAAAAATATTTTAAAAACTTACTGAATTTACAAGGTGATAAGGGAGCCTCTAAACTATTGAATAACGAAGAATTTCCAATTTATTCTATGAGCGAATCAGTTGATTTGGTAGATATTGATACTCAGGATGATTAT
This genomic window from Tenacibaculum sp. 190524A05c contains:
- a CDS encoding nucleotidyltransferase family protein gives rise to the protein MKVATLVLAAGKSSRMGSPKQLLKLGNTTLLGIVIESVCSIPNNSVFCVLGANADLIEKSIEFYDISIVRNINYDQGLSSSIVAGIQHVSELDVDLVLIVLGDQPKIESEYLKLMIQLALEKKDSIITSRYQNRNGVPAIFPKKYFKNLLNLQGDKGASKLLNNEEFPIYSMSESVDLVDIDTQDDYQHLLSKS